A region of the Aggregicoccus sp. 17bor-14 genome:
CTCGATGTTGGCCGCGAAGCCAACCTTCTTCGCCTCTTCCTTCTTGCGGCCCTTCTTCTCCTTCGGGGCCTTCGCTGCCTTCTCAGTCTTCTCGTCAGCCATCGTGCTTTCCTCTGCTTCGGAGCGCCGTCGTTGAACCCAGCCGCGCCGATCAGTTACCGCTATGGAGAACTCTCAAAACACCAGAGGGTCCGAGGAAACTTCGGACCCTCGCGCACGCCTGCCCGCCCACCCCTCCAGCCCGGGTAGGCGGAAGGGAGCGCGTACATGCCCTAGTGACGACCGCTAGTCAATCAGCGCGTCGCAGTTCTTGCAGAACCGCTTCTTCTTGTCCCCGTCAGCGCGGATGCCCACGCGGGTCGGCTTGTCGCACTTGGCGCAGACGACCTGGACGTTGGAGAGGGCCACGGTGCCGGCCTTCTCGATGACGCCGCCCTCGGGGTTCCGGGCGCTCTTGGGGGTGTGGCGCTTGACCATCCGCACGCCCTCGACGGTGACGCGCTCGGCCTCGCGGTCGATCTTGAGGACCTTGCCCCGCTTGCTGGCCGGGCTCTTCTCCGAGCGCTCGGCGCCCGAGATGACCTGAACCGTGTCTCCAACCTTGAG
Encoded here:
- the rplX gene encoding 50S ribosomal protein L24 encodes the protein MQKLKVGDTVQVISGAERSEKSPASKRGKVLKIDREAERVTVEGVRMVKRHTPKSARNPEGGVIEKAGTVALSNVQVVCAKCDKPTRVGIRADGDKKKRFCKNCDALID